One stretch of Microvirga lotononidis DNA includes these proteins:
- the serB gene encoding phosphoserine phosphatase SerB, with amino-acid sequence MASSQNSLVATLIANPSRPVLTDEIVALAATSLGQETERSVLARGIAADLIVPGTPDAKAVEATLRRALAGQPIDIVVQPTGARRKRLFLADMDSTMIGQECIDELADYVGLKREVSEITERAMRGEIAFEPALRERVSLLRNLPVDVVDEIIEKRITLTPGGRTLVQTMRAHGAYACLVSGGFTLFTGPIAAKIGFNEHRSNHLILDGEKLAGQVEEPILGREAKLATLVELRARFGLAPQETMAVGDGANDLAMLAEAGLGVAFHAKPAVAAAAHARIAHADLSALLYVQGYRADEFVDT; translated from the coding sequence ATGGCGTCTTCCCAGAATTCCCTCGTCGCGACCCTCATCGCCAACCCGTCCCGACCGGTCCTAACGGACGAGATCGTGGCCCTGGCCGCAACGTCGCTCGGACAAGAGACGGAACGCTCCGTTCTGGCAAGGGGAATCGCCGCGGATCTGATCGTGCCGGGTACACCCGATGCCAAGGCTGTCGAGGCGACACTGCGCCGGGCCCTGGCCGGCCAGCCCATCGACATCGTGGTGCAGCCCACGGGAGCCCGCCGCAAGCGTCTGTTCCTGGCGGACATGGATTCCACCATGATCGGGCAGGAATGCATCGATGAATTGGCCGATTACGTCGGCCTGAAGCGGGAAGTCTCCGAGATCACCGAGAGGGCCATGCGCGGCGAGATCGCCTTCGAGCCCGCCCTGCGCGAGCGCGTGTCTCTGCTCCGGAACCTGCCGGTCGACGTGGTCGACGAGATCATCGAGAAGCGGATCACCCTGACGCCCGGCGGCCGCACCCTCGTCCAGACCATGCGCGCCCATGGTGCCTATGCCTGCCTCGTCTCGGGCGGCTTCACCCTGTTCACCGGCCCCATCGCGGCCAAGATCGGCTTCAACGAGCATCGCTCCAACCACCTGATCCTGGATGGCGAAAAGCTTGCGGGCCAAGTCGAGGAGCCGATCCTTGGCCGCGAAGCGAAGCTCGCGACCCTGGTCGAGCTTCGGGCCCGCTTCGGCCTCGCGCCGCAGGAGACGATGGCCGTGGGCGACGGCGCCAACGACCTCGCCATGCTGGCAGAGGCCGGGCTCGGCGTCGCCTTCCATGCCAAGCCCGCCGTCGCCGCGGCTGCCCACGCCCGCATCGCCCACGCGGACCTGTCGGCACTGCTTTACGTGCAGGGCTACAGGGCGGACGAGTTCGTCGACACCTGA
- the acs gene encoding acetate--CoA ligase, with protein sequence MTQHVFPVPSALASTAHVDRQAYQDLYQRSIDDPEAFWREQARILDWVKPFTRVKNTRYSPEDVTIEWFADGTLNASFNCLDRHARDRGDEAAILWEGDTPGETRKVTWTDLQRQVSRLANALARLGVKKGDFVSVYLPVVPEAIAAMLACARIGAVHSVVFSGFSAEALAGRIEDCRSRVLITADEGLRAGKHVPLKKNADAALQNLPFVEHVLVVRRTGRDVPMVAGRDRWYDEALAEVPEECAPVAVGAEDPLFVLYTSGSTGKPKGMLHTTGGYLVHAATSFRAMFDYHPGDIHFCTADVGWVTAHTYLIYGPLANGATIVLFEGVPTWPDSSRWWQIVETYKVNIFYTAPTAIRSLMRDGEGPVRRHDLSSLRVLGSVGEPINPEAWLWYHEVVGGGRCPIVDTYWQTETGAALLCPLPGAMDLKPGSATKPFFGVRPALLGSDATVVEGEGAGNLCFADSWPGQARTILGDRERFLKTYFSTFPGYYFTGDGARRDADGYYWITGRLDDVINVSGHRLGTVEVESALASHPSVAEAAVVGMPHEIKGQGIFAFVTLKEGIAENDDLRRDLIQVVRTRIGPIATPDRIEWASQLPKNRSGKILRRILARIAAGDYENHGDTSTVADPTVVAEIVRRVQVSTNSSAL encoded by the coding sequence ATGACCCAGCACGTCTTCCCCGTTCCGTCGGCCCTGGCATCGACAGCCCATGTGGATCGGCAGGCCTATCAGGATCTCTATCAGCGCTCTATCGACGATCCCGAGGCCTTCTGGCGCGAGCAGGCCCGGATCCTAGACTGGGTAAAGCCCTTCACGAGGGTGAAGAACACCCGCTACTCGCCCGAGGACGTGACCATCGAGTGGTTCGCGGACGGAACCCTGAATGCCTCCTTCAACTGCCTGGACCGCCATGCCCGAGACCGGGGCGACGAAGCGGCGATCCTTTGGGAGGGCGACACGCCGGGCGAGACGCGAAAGGTCACCTGGACCGACCTTCAGCGGCAGGTTTCCCGCCTCGCCAACGCCCTCGCCAGGCTCGGGGTCAAGAAGGGCGACTTCGTCAGCGTCTATCTACCGGTGGTGCCGGAGGCCATTGCGGCCATGCTGGCCTGCGCCCGGATCGGCGCGGTGCATTCCGTGGTCTTCAGCGGCTTCTCGGCCGAAGCCCTGGCCGGGCGCATCGAGGATTGCCGCTCGCGGGTGCTGATCACGGCCGACGAGGGATTGCGGGCGGGTAAGCATGTGCCGCTCAAGAAGAACGCCGATGCGGCTTTGCAAAACCTCCCCTTCGTCGAGCACGTGCTCGTCGTGCGCCGCACGGGCCGGGACGTTCCCATGGTTGCGGGTCGCGACCGCTGGTATGACGAGGCCCTGGCCGAGGTGCCGGAGGAGTGTGCGCCTGTCGCGGTCGGCGCCGAGGATCCGCTCTTCGTGCTCTACACGTCGGGCTCGACAGGCAAGCCGAAGGGCATGCTGCACACCACGGGCGGCTATCTCGTCCATGCGGCGACGAGCTTCCGGGCGATGTTCGATTATCATCCGGGCGACATCCACTTCTGCACGGCGGATGTGGGCTGGGTGACGGCTCATACCTACCTGATCTACGGCCCCCTCGCGAACGGCGCCACCATCGTGCTGTTCGAGGGCGTCCCCACCTGGCCTGATTCCTCGCGCTGGTGGCAGATCGTCGAGACGTACAAGGTCAACATCTTCTACACCGCGCCGACCGCCATCCGGTCGCTGATGCGCGATGGCGAGGGGCCGGTGCGCAGGCACGACCTTTCGTCACTGCGCGTCCTGGGTTCCGTGGGCGAGCCGATCAATCCGGAAGCTTGGCTCTGGTATCACGAGGTGGTCGGAGGAGGGCGGTGCCCGATCGTCGACACCTATTGGCAGACGGAGACCGGGGCCGCTCTCCTCTGCCCTCTGCCTGGCGCCATGGACCTGAAGCCGGGCTCCGCCACCAAGCCGTTCTTCGGCGTGCGGCCCGCTCTGCTGGGCAGCGACGCCACCGTTGTGGAAGGCGAGGGCGCGGGCAATCTGTGCTTTGCGGATTCCTGGCCGGGGCAGGCCCGCACCATCCTCGGCGACCGGGAGCGTTTCCTGAAAACCTATTTCAGCACCTTCCCTGGCTATTACTTCACCGGCGACGGCGCGCGTCGGGATGCGGACGGCTATTACTGGATCACCGGCCGCCTGGACGACGTGATCAATGTTTCCGGCCACCGGCTTGGAACCGTGGAGGTCGAGTCCGCCCTGGCCTCGCACCCATCGGTGGCCGAGGCCGCCGTGGTGGGCATGCCGCACGAGATCAAAGGGCAGGGCATCTTCGCTTTCGTGACGTTGAAGGAGGGCATCGCGGAAAACGACGACCTCCGCCGCGACCTGATCCAGGTCGTGCGCACCCGCATCGGTCCCATCGCCACGCCGGACCGGATTGAATGGGCGTCGCAACTGCCCAAGAACCGCTCAGGAAAAATCCTGCGCCGCATCCTCGCGCGCATCGCCGCCGGCGACTACGAGAACCACGGCGATACCTCGACGGTCGCCGATCCTACGGTGGTGGCCGAGATCGTCAGACGTGTTCAGGTGTCGACGAACTCGTCCGCCCTGTAG